In Methanobacterium paludis, the following proteins share a genomic window:
- a CDS encoding MrcB family domain-containing protein, translating to MLKNYIEQILKTYKTARNENFTQHPMAKLLRIDFPKYLEKIVGNSNKYKFSGSAGRGTWTHCPWVAILDKHITETAQSGFYPVYLFKEDMEGVYLSLNQGTDKLKETKKSKTKNILKIRSQEFRDKLNKLTNIPDDFLESIDLTTNNNSNAPFYEAGNIYAKYYSLEDIPSEEKLESNLKEVLEMYDLLVSENKPLKIIESESEISESQEKFLKIFKDTANKVVNGKAGFQGGQEEGNFYWSNKLGIWLCSRKIENSRYWNGFGIEEPKEDSGHTITCEINFPIRGIKRSVAGAFAKDESGNVYVIHRGKLGGNFAKKDFDENYEGEWTSVEDGDVKTDVVVIGKLDDTKLPENVRDFVYEIDRIKKGKPEPIIPPNTSFYEHLIKSGYFFDPKIVENFLLSLKIKPFVILTGNSGTGKTKLAQLFAQYNSTKYNIVPVGANWTENRHLLGFYNIITKDYQETPALNLIMGASNNPKTPHLLVLDEMNLSHVERYFADFLSAMESEETIPLHSNDDKKIPGELEIPRNLLVVGTVNVDETTYMFSPKVLDRANTIEFSTSPAKNYMLNNYKNTNLTGDTEYLENPLSDLETRNYRVQELKERLNDVKIDEQVYLWDILADEINKFQEVLGKAGFDFGFRVIDEILRFMYVAWVYDGKPEIWDNWMRYFDAQIKQKMLPKLHGSQRVLENVLKELFELCYIEAVDLPPHKLGDIQSEETVKYLSSALKIQEMDKVLYEQRYVSFIN from the coding sequence ATGTTAAAAAATTACATTGAACAAATTCTAAAAACTTATAAAACTGCTCGCAACGAAAATTTTACGCAACATCCTATGGCTAAACTATTAAGAATTGATTTTCCAAAATACCTTGAAAAAATCGTTGGTAATTCTAATAAATATAAATTTTCGGGTTCAGCAGGAAGAGGAACATGGACACATTGCCCATGGGTAGCAATACTCGATAAACATATTACAGAAACAGCTCAATCAGGATTTTATCCTGTTTATCTATTTAAAGAGGATATGGAAGGGGTTTATTTATCTTTAAACCAAGGTACTGATAAACTAAAAGAAACCAAGAAATCTAAGACAAAAAATATCTTAAAAATACGATCACAAGAATTTAGGGATAAACTAAATAAATTAACCAACATACCTGACGATTTTTTAGAATCAATTGATTTAACAACTAATAATAATTCAAATGCTCCATTCTATGAAGCCGGTAATATCTATGCAAAATACTACAGTTTAGAAGACATACCATCAGAAGAAAAGCTTGAATCAAATTTGAAGGAAGTTTTAGAGATGTATGATCTACTAGTTTCAGAAAATAAACCACTTAAAATAATTGAAAGTGAAAGTGAGATATCAGAAAGTCAGGAAAAGTTTCTGAAAATTTTCAAAGACACTGCAAATAAAGTTGTGAATGGTAAAGCTGGTTTTCAAGGTGGCCAGGAAGAAGGAAATTTCTATTGGTCGAATAAACTTGGAATTTGGTTATGTTCTAGAAAGATTGAAAATAGTAGATATTGGAATGGTTTTGGAATTGAAGAGCCTAAAGAAGATTCAGGTCATACAATTACATGTGAAATAAATTTCCCAATAAGAGGAATTAAAAGATCGGTAGCTGGAGCATTTGCAAAGGATGAATCAGGAAATGTTTATGTAATTCATAGGGGCAAATTAGGTGGAAATTTTGCTAAGAAAGATTTTGATGAAAACTATGAAGGGGAATGGACTTCAGTTGAAGATGGAGATGTAAAAACTGATGTTGTTGTAATTGGAAAGTTAGATGACACAAAACTCCCTGAAAATGTTCGAGACTTTGTTTATGAGATTGATAGAATAAAAAAAGGCAAACCTGAACCAATTATACCACCAAATACATCATTTTATGAACACTTAATCAAATCAGGTTATTTCTTTGACCCAAAGATAGTTGAAAATTTCTTATTATCTCTAAAAATAAAACCATTCGTTATTTTAACTGGTAATTCTGGTACTGGTAAGACCAAATTAGCCCAGCTTTTTGCTCAATATAACTCTACCAAATATAATATTGTTCCTGTTGGAGCAAATTGGACTGAAAACAGGCATTTACTTGGATTTTACAACATCATCACCAAAGATTACCAAGAAACTCCTGCTTTAAATTTAATTATGGGAGCTTCAAATAACCCAAAAACTCCACATTTATTAGTTTTAGATGAAATGAACCTTTCCCATGTTGAAAGATACTTTGCTGACTTTTTATCTGCAATGGAAAGTGAAGAAACCATACCTTTACATTCAAATGATGATAAAAAGATTCCGGGAGAGTTAGAAATACCTAGAAATCTTTTAGTGGTTGGTACCGTTAACGTTGATGAAACAACGTATATGTTCAGTCCTAAGGTTTTAGATAGGGCTAACACCATCGAGTTTTCCACTTCTCCTGCTAAAAATTACATGTTAAACAATTATAAAAACACCAATTTAACTGGAGATACTGAATATCTTGAAAATCCTTTATCTGATCTTGAAACTAGGAATTACAGAGTTCAAGAATTAAAAGAAAGATTAAATGATGTCAAGATCGATGAACAAGTCTACCTTTGGGATATTTTAGCAGATGAAATTAACAAATTCCAGGAAGTTCTGGGCAAAGCTGGTTTTGATTTTGGTTTCAGGGTAATTGATGAAATTTTGCGTTTCATGTATGTTGCTTGGGTTTATGATGGTAAACCCGAAATTTGGGACAATTGGATGCGTTATTTTGATGCACAGATTAAACAGAAGATGCTTCCAAAGCTGCACGGGTCACAGAGAGTTCTTGAG